One Oncorhynchus keta strain PuntledgeMale-10-30-2019 chromosome 11, Oket_V2, whole genome shotgun sequence DNA window includes the following coding sequences:
- the LOC118389695 gene encoding acetyl-CoA carboxylase isoform X3 has product MAQQDAPANKAAAPNLAALHSNFIIGSVSEENSEDEILGKPDLTLGLEEKERSISPTSSLSSENSTYEMGFDHIDGPHMRPSMSGLHLVKQGRDRRRIDLQRDFTVASPAEFVTRFGGNKVIEKVLIANNGIAAVKCMRSIRRWAYEMFRNERAIRFVVMVTPEDLKANAEYIKMADHYVPVPGGTNNNNYANVELILDIAKRIPVQAVWAGWGHASENPKLPELLMKNGIAFMGPPSQAMWALGDKIASSIVAQTAGIPTLPWSGAGLTVEWSESDQKKRIINVPPDLYELGCIHDVEAGLKAAEVVGYPVMVKASEGGGGKGIRKVNCADDFPNLFRQVQTEVPGSPIFVMQLAKHARHLEVQLLADQYGNAISLFGRDCSVQRRHQKIIEEAPATISTSDVFEDMERCAVKLAKMVGYVSAGTVEYLYSQDGSFYFLELNPRLQVEHPCTEMVADVNLPAAQLQISMGIPLHRIKDIRLMYGVQPWGDSMIDFEGLSTAPSPRGHVIAARITSENPDEGFKPSSGTVQELNFRSNKNVWGYFSVAAAGGLHEFADSQFGHCFSWGENREEAISNMVVALKELSIRGDFRTTVEYLIKLLETESFQHNTIDTGWLDRLISEKMQAERPDTMLGIVSGALHVADVNLRNSVSNFLHSLERGQVLPAHTLLNTVDVELIYEGTKYCLKVTRQSPNSYVVIMNSTSAEVDVHRLSDGGLLLSYDGSSYTTYMKEEVDRYRITIGNKTCVFEKENDPSLLRSLSAGKLIQYTVEDGGHVFSGQCYAEIEVMKMVMTLTALESGCIHYVKRPGAVLEPGCVIAKLQLDDPSRVQQAELYHGALPVIQAVALRGEKLHRVFHSTLDHLVHVMNGFCLPELFFSGKLKEWVETLMKTLRDPSLPLLELQDIMTSVSGRIPLAVEKCIKKEMAQYASNITSVLCQFPSQQIANILDSHAATLNRKSEREVFFMNTQSIVQLVQRYRSGIRGHMKAVVMDLLRQYLKVEVQFQNGHYDKCVFTLREENKGDMANVLNYIFSHAQVTKKNLLVTMLIDQLCGRDPTLTDELMAILTELTQLSKTTNAKVALRARQVLIASHLPSYELRHNQVESIFLSAIDMYGHQFCIENLQKLILSETSIFDVLPNFFYHSNQVVRMAALEVYVRRAYIAYELNSVQHRQLKDNTCIVEFQFMLPTSHPNRGNIPTLNRRLSSQPLPRLRTRDIKPVSVDSNKQDPKAQDDKTKDDAKTEENKPPDTDDSVDRMSFSSNLNHYGMVHVGSVSDVLLDTSFTPPCQRMGAMVSFRSFQEFTRNIKDVMSCFCDSPPPSPTFPEGGNPVLYGEEDTKSIQDEPIHILNVAIKTDSDIDDDGLAAMFREFTQTKKSLLFEHGIRRLTFLVAQKDFRKAVNCEVDQRFHREFPKFFTFRSRDKFEEDRIYRHLEPALAFQLELNRMRNFALTAIPCANHKMHLYLGAARVEVGTEVTDYRFFVRAIIRHSDLVTKEASFEYLHNEAERLLLEAMDELEVAFNNTTVRTDCNHIFLNFVPTVIMDPSKIEESVRSMVMRYGSRLWKLRVLQAELKINIRLTPTGKQIPIRLFLTNESGYYLDISLYKEVTDSRTGQLGPKDRQIMFQAYGDKQGPLHGMLINTPYVTKDLLQSKRFQAQSLGTTYVYDFPEMVRQALKKLWQSTQTFAHLPKCPLPSELLTFTELVLDPQGQLVQMNRLPGGNEIGMVAWRMTLRTPEYPTGREIIVISNDITHKIGSFGPQEDLLFLQASEMSRESGIPRIYISANSGARIGLAEEIRHMFHVAWQDMADPYKGFKYLYLTPQDYKKVSALNSVYCEHTEDKGESRYKITDIIGKDDGLGVENLKGSGMIAGESSLAYDEVITMNLVTCRAIGIGAYLVRLGQRTIQVENSHIILTGAGALNKVLGREVYTSNNQLGGIQIMHNNGVTHSTVCDDFEGVHMLLHWLSYMPKDRSSPVPIINAKDPIDRLVEFMPTKAPYDPRWMLAGRPSQTPKGPWQSGFFDHGSFSEIMQPWAQSVVVGRARLGGIPTGVVAVETRSVELSIPADPANLDSDAKIIQQAGQVWFPDSAFKTAQAIKDLNREGLPLMVFANWRGFSGGMKDMYDQVLKFGAYIVDGLREYRQPVLVYIPPQAELRGGSWVVIDPTINPRHMEMYADKDSRGGVLEPEGTVEIKFRKKDLVKTMRRVDPVYMGLAERLGTPELGLPERKELETKLKEREEFLLPIYHQVAVQFADLHDTPGRMQEKGVITDILEWRTSRHFFYWRLRRLLLEDTVKRKIQVANSELTIGQIQAMLRRWFVEAEGTVKAYLWDSNEEVVEWLEKQLKEEEGARSVIDENIKYIRRDHILKQIRSLVQANPEVAMDSIVHMTQHISPTQRAEVVRILSTMDAAPAAT; this is encoded by the exons ACCGAGCATGTCTGGGCTGCACCTGGTCAAGCAGGGCCGAGACCGGCGTCGCATCGACCTGCAGAGAGATTTCACCGTGGCCTCCCCCGCTGAGTTTGTTACCCGCTTTGGTGGGAATAAGGTCATCGAGAAG GTCCTCATTGCCAACAACGGCATCGCAGCGGTCAAATGCATGCGCTCCATCCGCCGCTGGGCTTACGAGATGTTTCGCAACGAGCGCGCCATCCGCTTTGTCGTCATGGTAACCCCTGAGGACCTGAAGGCCAACGCAG AGTACATAAAGATGGCCGACCACTATGTGCCTGTGCCAGGAGGGACCAATAACAACAACTATGCCAACGTGGAGCTCATTCTGGACATTGCCAAGCGTATACCTGTGCAG GCTGTATGGGCTGGGTGGGGTCACGCCTCAGAGAATCCCAAACTGCCAGAGCTGCTCATGAAGAATGGCATTGCCTTCATGG GTCCTCCTAGCCAGGCCATGTGGGCACTAGGGGACAAGATCGCTTCATCCATCGTGGCTCAGACAGCTGGCATCCCAACCCTGCCCTGGAGTGGAGCAG ggctAACAGTAGAGTGGTCAGAGAGTGACCAGAAGAAGAGGATCATCAATGTTCCCCCTGATCTGTATGAGCTGGGCTGCATCCATGATGTGGAGGCAGGACTGAAGGCTGCGGAGGTGGTGGGCTACCCCGTGATGGTGAAGGCCTCCGAGGGAGGTGGAGGAAAGGGCATCCGCAAAGTCAACTGTGCTGATGACTTCCCCAACCTCTTCAGACAG gtccagacagaggtTCCGGGCTCACCCATCTTCGTGATGCAGCTGGCCAAACACGCTCGTCACCTGGAGGTCCAGCTCCTGGCCGACCAGTACGGCAACGCCATCTCCCTGTTCGGCAGGGACTGCTCCGTACAGCGGCGACACCAGAAGATCATAGAGGAAGCGCCCGCCACCATCTCCACCTCAGACGTGTTTGAGGACATGGAGAGG TGTGCGGTGAAGCTGGCTAAGATGGTGGGCTACGTCAGTGCTGGCACAGTGGAGTATCTCTACAGCCAAGATGGCAGCTTCTACTTCCTAGAACTCAACCCTCGTCTGCAGGTGGAGCACCCCTGTACTGAGATGGTGGCTGACGTCAACCTGCCTGCTGCACAGCTGCAG ATTTCCATGGGGATTCCCCTGCACCGTATCAAGGACATCAGATTGATGTATGGTGTCCAGCCCTGGGGAGACTCTATGATTGACTTTGAGGGTCTGTCCACGGCCCCCTCCCCACGGGGACATGTCATCGCTGCACGCATCACCAGTGAGAACCCTGATGAGGGTTTCAAGCCGAGCTCGGGCACGGTGCAGGAGCTGAACTTCCGCAGTAACAAGAATGTGTGGGGATACTTCAGTGTGGCCGCGGCCGGAGGCCTGCATGAGTTTGCAGACTCCCAGTTTGGCCACTGCTTCTCCTGGGGAGAGAACCGAGAGGAGGCCATCTC taacaTGGTGGTGGCCCTGAAGGAGCTGTCTATCAGAGGAGACTTTAGGACCACAGTGGAGTACCTCATCAAGCTGCTGGAGACTGAGAGCTTCCAGCACAACACCATCGACACAGGCTGGCTGGACAGGCTCATCTCAGAGAAGATGCAGGCAGAGCGTCCTGACACCATGCTGGGCATAGTGAGCGGGGCTCTCCACGTGGCTGACGTCAACCTGAGGAACAGTGTCTCCAACTTCCTGCACTCTCTAGAAAG aGGCCAGGTGCTTCCCGCGCACACTCTTCTCAACACAGTTGATGTGGAATTGATCTATGAGGGTACTAAGTATTGTCTGAAGGTGACGCGTCAGTCCCCCAACTCCTACGTGGTTATCATGAACAGCACCTCGGCCGAGGTGGACGTCCATCGCCTCAGCGACGGGGGCCTGTTGCTCTCCTACGACGGCAGCAGCTACACCACCTacatgaaggaggaggtggaccg GTACCGCATCACCATTGGGAACAAGACGTGTGTGTTTGAGAAGGAGAACGACCCGTCCCTGCTTCGCTCGCTCTCAGCAGGGAAACTCATCCAGTACACCGTGGAGGACGGGGGACACGTGTTCTCTGGCCAGTGTTACGCTgagatagag GTGATGAAGATGGTGATGACTCTGACGGCGCTGGAGTCCGGCTGTATCCACTATGTGAAGAGGCCCGGTGCCGTGCTGGAGCCCGGCTGCGTCATCGCCAAGCTGCAGTTAGATGATCCTAGCAGGGTCCAACAG GCGGAGTTGTACCACGGGGCGCTGCCCGTCATCCAGGCGGTGGCGTTGAGAGGAGAGAAGCTCCACAGGGTCTTCCACAGCACCCTGGACCACCTTGTGCACGTCATGAATGGCTTCTGCCTGCCTGAACTCTTTTTCAGTGGGAAG CTGAAGGAATGGGTGGAGACGCTGATGAAGACTCTCCGGgacccctctctgcctctgttggaGCTGCAGGACATTATGACCAGTGTGTCAGGCCGGATCCCCCTCGCTGTGGAGAAGTGCATCAAGAAGGAGATGGCCCAGTACGCCAGCAACATAACCTCTGTGCTCTGCCAGTTCCCCAgccagcag ATTGCCAACATCCTGGACAGTCATGCTGCCACTCTGAACAGGAAGTCAGAAAGAGAGGTGTTCTTCATGAACACTCAGAGCATCGTACAGCTGGTGCAAAG GTACCGCAGTGGCATCCGTGGTCACATGAAGGCCGTGGTGATGGACCTGCTTAGGCAGTACCTCAAAGTAGAGGTCCAGTTCCAGAATG GACACTACGACAAGTGTGTGTTCACACTGCGTGAGGAGAACAAGGGCGACATGGCCAACGTGTTAAACTACATCTTCTCACACGCCCAGGTCACCAAGAAGAACCTCCTGGTCACCATGCTCATT GACCAGCTGTGTGGTCGTGACCCCACCCTGACTGACGAGCTGATGGCCATTCTGACAGAGCTCACCCAGCTCAGCAAGACCACCAACGCCAAGGTGGCACTGCGTGCCCGCCAG GTACTGATCgcctcccacctcccctcctaCGAGCTCCGTCACAACCAGGTGGAGTCCATCTTCCTCTCTGCCATCGACATGTACGGGCACCAGTTCTGCATCGAGAACCTGCAG AAACTGATCCTGTCCGAGACGTCCATCTTTGATGTGCTGCCTAACTTCTTCTACCACAGTAACCAGGTGGTCAGGATGGCTGCCCTGGAG GTGTACGTACGTAGAGCCTACATCGCCTACGAGCTCAACAGCGTCCAGCACAGACAGCTAAAGGACAACACCTGCATCGTAGAATTCCAGTTCATGCTGCCTACCTCCCAccccaacag AGGTAACATCCCAACTCTAAACAG GAGACTGTCTTCCCAGCCACTGCCCCGTCTTCGCACTCGGGACATTAAGCCTGTGTCTGTGGACAGTAACAAACAGGACCCTAAAGCACAGGATGATAAAACAAAGGATGATGCTAAAACGGAGGAGAATAAACCTCCAGATACGGATGACTCTGTGGACAG GATGTCGTTCTCGTCCAACCTGAACCACTACGGCATGGTCCACGTGGGCAGTGTGAGTGACGTCCTCCTGGACACCTCTTTCACCCCACCCTGCCAGCGCATGGGAGCCATGGTCTCTTTCCGCTCCTTCCAGGAGTTCACCAG GAACATTAAAGACGTGATGAGCTGCTTCTGtgactctcctcctcccagccccaccTTCCCAGAGGGAGGGAACCCAGTGCTCTATGGAGAGGAGGACACCAAG AGTATCCAAGACGAGCCCATTCACATCCTCAACGTGGCCATCAAGACTGACAGTGACATCGATGACGACGGCCTGGCCGCCATGTTCCGGGAGTTCACCCAGACAAAG AAATCCCTGCTGTTTGAACATGGAATCCGCAGGCTGACCTTCCTGGTAGCTCAGAAG GATTTCAGGAAGGCAGTCAACTGTGAGGTGGACCAGAGGTTTCAT AGAGAGTTCCCCAAGTTCTTCACCTTCCGGTCCAGAGACAAG tttgaggaGGACAGGATCTACCGTCACTTGGAGCCGGCGCTGGCCTTCCAGCTGGAGCTGAACCGCATGCGTAACTTTGCCCTGACCGCCATCCCCTGTGCCAACCACAAGATGCACCTGTACCTGGGCGCTGCCCGCGTGGAGGTGGGAACAGAGGTCACCGACTACCGCTTCTTTGTCCGGGCCATCATCCGTCACTCAGACCTGGTCACCAAG GAGGCGTCTTTTGAGTACCTCCACAACGAGGCAGAGCGTCTGCTGCTGGAGGCCATGGACGAGCTGGAGGTGGCCTTCAACAACACCACCGTACGCACCGACTGCAACCACATCTTCCTCAACTTTGTCCCCACCGTCATCATGGACCCCTCCAAG ATCGAGGAGTCGGTGCGCTCCATGGTGATGCGTTACGGCAGTAGGCTGTGGAAGCTCCGGGTGCTCCAGGCTGAGCTGAAGATCAACATCCGGCTGACGCCCACGGGCAAACAGATCCCCATCCGCCTGTTCCTCACCAACGAGTCAGGCTACTACCTGGATATCAGCCTGTACAAGGAGGTCACCGATTCCCGTACGGGACAGTTGGGGCCTAAAGACCGACAG ATCATGTTCCAGGCGTATGGGGACAAGCAGGGACCTCTGCATGGCATGCTCATCAACACCCCCTACGTGACCAAGGACCTGCTGCAGTCCAAACGCTTCCAGGCGCAGTCGCTGGGCACTACTTACGTCTATGACTTCCCTGAGATGGTCAGACAG GCTCTAAAGAAGCTGTGGCAGTCCACTCAAACCTTCGCCCACCTGCCCAAATGCCCTCTGCCCTCCGAGCTGCTCACCTTCACAGAGCTGGTCCTGGACCCACAGGGACAGCTGGTGCAGATGAACCGTCTACCGGGAGGGAACGAG ATTGGCATGGTGGCCTGGCGGATGACGCTCAGGACCCCAGAGTACCCGACAGGGCGTGAGATCATTGTGATCAGTAATGACATCACACATAAGATTGGTTCGTTTGGGCCGCAGGAGGACCTGCTGTTCCTGCAGGCCTCGGAGATGTCCAGGGAGAGTGGCATCCCTCGTATCTACATCTCTGCCAACAGTGGTGCCCGCATCGGCCTGGCAGAGGAGATCAGACACATGTTCCATGTGGCCTGGCAGGACATGGCAGACCCCTACAAG GGCTTCAAGTACTTGTACTTGACCCCTCAGGACTACAAGAAAGTGTCTGCCCTAAATtctgtttactgtgaacacacaGAGGACAAGggagagtccag GTacaagatcactgacatcatcggGAAAGATGACGGTCTGGGGGTGGAGAACCTGAAGGGCTCCGGGATGATCGCAGGAGAGTCCTCTCTGGCCTACGACGAGGTCATCACCATGAACCTG gtgaCGTGCAGAGCCATCGGCATCGGAGCCTACCTGGTCAGGCTGGGTCAGAGAACTATTCAGGTGGAGAACTCCCACATCATTCTCACTGGTGCTGGAGCTCTCAACAAG gtgctgggtagagaggtATACACCTCCAACAACCAGCTGGGTGGGATTCAGATCATGCACAACAACGGTGTGACACACAGCACTGTGTGTGATGACTTTGAGGGAGTCCACATGCTGCTACACTGGCTCTCCTACATGCCCAAG GACCGATCTAGTCCCGTGCCCATCATCAATGCCAAGGACCCCATAGACCGGCTGGTGGAGTTTATGCCCACAAAGGCCCCCTACGACCCCCGCTGGATGCTGGCAGGACGCCCCAGCCAGA CTCCAAAGGGCCCGTGGCAGAGTGGGTTCTTTGACCATGGCTCGTTCTCAGAGATCATGCAGCCGTGGGCTCAGAGTGTGGTGGTGGGCAGAGCCAG GCTTGGTGGCATACCTACTGGAGTGGTTGCTGTGGAAACCAGATCAGTGGAGCTGTCAATCCCAGCCGATCCAGCAAACCTGGACTCTGACGCCAAG ATCATCCAGCAGGCAGGCCAGGTGTGGTTCCCTGACTCTGCGTTTAAGACGGCACAGGCCATCAAGGACCTGAACCGCGAGGGCCTCCCTCTCATGGTGTTCGCCAACTGGAGGGGCTTCTCTGGAGGCATGAAAG ACATGTATGACCAGGTGCTGAAGTTTGGAGCCTACATcgtggatgggctgagagagtACCGCCAGCCTGTTCTGGTATACATCCCTCCCCAGGCAGAGCTGAGAGGGGGGTCCTGGGTGGTCATAGACCCCACCATCAACCCCCGCCACATGGAGATGTATGCTGACAAGGACAGTCG TGGTGGAGTGTTGGAGCCAGAGGGGACGGTGGAGATCAAGTTCAGGAAGAAGGACCTGGTGAAGACCATGAGGAGGGTGGACCCGGTCTACATGGGCCTGGCAGAGAGACTGG GTACCCCAGAGCTGGgcctgccagagaggaaggagcTGGAGACCAAACTGAAGGAGCGGGAGGAGTTCCTGTTACCCATCTACCACCAGGTGGCCGTGCAGTTCGCCGACCTCCACGACACCCCGGGACGCATGCAGGAGAAGGGCGTCATTACG GATATCCTGGAGTGGCGGACATCACGTCACTTCTTCTACTGGCGTCTGAGGCGTCTGCTGCTGGAGGACACGGTCAAGAGGAAGATCCAGGTGGCCAACAGCGAGCTGACCATTGGACAGATCCAGGCCATGCTGAGACGCTGGTTCGTAGAGGCTGAGGGGACCGTCAAG gcttaTCTGTGGGACAGCAATGAGGAGGTAGTGGAGTGGCTGGAGAAGCagctgaaggaggaggagggggccaGGTCTGTCATCGACGAGAACATCAAGTACATCCGCAGGGACCACATCCTCAAGCAGATCCGCAG CCTGGTCCAAGCAAACCCTGAGGTTGCCATGGATTCCATTGTGCACATGACGCAGCACATCTCCCCTACACAGCGTGCTGAGGTGGTCCGCATCCTGTCCACCATGGATGCCGCCCCGGCCGCCACCTAG